The Mauremys mutica isolate MM-2020 ecotype Southern chromosome 1, ASM2049712v1, whole genome shotgun sequence genome has a segment encoding these proteins:
- the GGACT gene encoding gamma-glutamylaminecyclotransferase isoform X1, whose amino-acid sequence MLRPFRVPGAGRLRRMARVFVYGTLKKGQPNYQHMINGTHGRARFQGRGRTVEKYPLVIAGKYNIPFLLNIPGTGHHVSGEIYSVDDQMLQFLDEFEGCPDMYQRTPVRIVVVEWEGKSSAPEERPAVNSIMECVVYSTTTYQPEWINLPYYDNYDSLGNHGLHYVLRESRD is encoded by the coding sequence GTAGAATGGCTCGTGTTTTTGTGTATGGAACCCTTAAAAAAGGCCAACCCAACTACCAGCACATGATAAATGGTACCCACGGGAGAGCAAGATTCCAAGGCAGGGGACGCACTGTGGAGAAATACCCTTTGGTGATTGCAGGAAAATATAACATTCCCTTTTTGCTGAACATCCCAGGAACTGGACACCATGTTTCTGGAGAGATTTATTCTGTTGATGACCAGATGCTGCAATTCCTTGATGAATTTGAAGGTTGCCCAGACATGTATCAACGTACTCCAGTGAGAATTGTAGTAGTAGAGTGGGAAGGTAAAAGCAGTGCACCTGAAGAGAGGCCAGCTGTTAACAGCATTATGGAATGCGTTGTGTACAGCACAACTACCTACCAGCCAGAGTGGATAAACCTCCCTTACTATGACAATTATGATTCCTTAGGGAATCACGGTCTTCATTATGTGCTACGTGAAAGTAGAGATTAA
- the GGACT gene encoding gamma-glutamylaminecyclotransferase isoform X2 — protein MARVFVYGTLKKGQPNYQHMINGTHGRARFQGRGRTVEKYPLVIAGKYNIPFLLNIPGTGHHVSGEIYSVDDQMLQFLDEFEGCPDMYQRTPVRIVVVEWEGKSSAPEERPAVNSIMECVVYSTTTYQPEWINLPYYDNYDSLGNHGLHYVLRESRD, from the coding sequence ATGGCTCGTGTTTTTGTGTATGGAACCCTTAAAAAAGGCCAACCCAACTACCAGCACATGATAAATGGTACCCACGGGAGAGCAAGATTCCAAGGCAGGGGACGCACTGTGGAGAAATACCCTTTGGTGATTGCAGGAAAATATAACATTCCCTTTTTGCTGAACATCCCAGGAACTGGACACCATGTTTCTGGAGAGATTTATTCTGTTGATGACCAGATGCTGCAATTCCTTGATGAATTTGAAGGTTGCCCAGACATGTATCAACGTACTCCAGTGAGAATTGTAGTAGTAGAGTGGGAAGGTAAAAGCAGTGCACCTGAAGAGAGGCCAGCTGTTAACAGCATTATGGAATGCGTTGTGTACAGCACAACTACCTACCAGCCAGAGTGGATAAACCTCCCTTACTATGACAATTATGATTCCTTAGGGAATCACGGTCTTCATTATGTGCTACGTGAAAGTAGAGATTAA